One Owenweeksia hongkongensis DSM 17368 genomic region harbors:
- a CDS encoding ABC transporter ATP-binding protein, whose product MNKYMKDEAIVEVNGVYKKFCTNLKLNMLYGLQDIFRFNNSTDLPPLRRKEFWALQDVNLNIHRGEVVGVLGMNGAGKTTLIRTIMGAFPPTHGSIKVNGRITTVFERARAFQKFYSGVENIRVKCALFGMPTEEIDARLGDILRFAGVKKFADAPFGSYSAGMRARINFAVAIFARPDLLIIDEGLAVSDVHFRKKCMDTLHSIREDTGVLLVSHNMEQFEELATRLVIMEKGRIIGETDDIAYGIKQVMDKKGKTKIK is encoded by the coding sequence TTGAATAAGTATATGAAGGATGAAGCTATAGTTGAGGTGAATGGGGTTTATAAGAAGTTTTGTACCAACTTAAAACTGAATATGCTTTATGGTTTACAGGATATTTTTCGGTTCAATAATAGTACAGATTTACCACCCTTGCGAAGAAAGGAATTTTGGGCACTACAGGATGTGAATCTAAACATTCACAGGGGTGAGGTAGTAGGTGTGTTGGGAATGAATGGAGCTGGAAAAACTACCCTTATTAGAACTATAATGGGAGCCTTTCCTCCAACGCATGGAAGCATAAAAGTGAATGGAAGAATTACAACAGTATTTGAACGTGCACGAGCTTTTCAAAAATTTTATAGTGGTGTAGAGAATATTAGGGTAAAGTGCGCTTTGTTTGGAATGCCCACAGAAGAGATTGACGCTCGCTTGGGTGATATCCTCCGTTTTGCGGGAGTAAAAAAGTTTGCAGACGCGCCCTTTGGCTCTTATTCGGCCGGAATGAGGGCTCGTATCAACTTTGCGGTAGCCATTTTTGCACGGCCTGATTTACTTATTATAGATGAGGGACTTGCCGTGAGTGATGTTCACTTTCGTAAAAAATGCATGGATACCTTACATTCTATTCGTGAGGATACAGGGGTTTTGCTAGTGTCACATAATATGGAGCAGTTTGAGGAGCTAGCAACTCGCCTCGTGATTATGGAAAAAGGAAGGATCATTGGTGAAACTGATGATATTGCCTACGGCATAAAACAGGTTATGGATAAGAAGGGAAAAACCAAGATTAAATAG